One window from the genome of Nicotiana tomentosiformis chromosome 5, ASM39032v3, whole genome shotgun sequence encodes:
- the LOC138893105 gene encoding secreted RxLR effector protein 161-like, with translation MANPKKSHLKAAKRILRYLKGMHDLVLYYPSGDNFDLIGYADADYAGYLVDRKSTSGMAHFMCSCQISWGTRKQNSVSLSTAEAKYVAAASCCAQLLWIK, from the coding sequence atggccaaTCCAAAGAAGTCTCATCTGAAGGCTGCAAAGAGAATTTTGAGGTATCTCAAAGGAATGCATGACttggttctctactatccctcaggAGATAACTTTGACTTAATAGGGTATGCTGATGCTGACTATgctggttatctggtggataggAAAAGCACTTCTGGTATGGCACATTTTATGTGTTCGTGTCAAATCTCATGGGGCACAAGAAAACAAAACTCAGTGTCCCTTTCAACTGCTGAAGCTAAGTATGTGGCAGCTGCCTCCTGTTGTGCTCAACTACTGTGGATCAAGTAG
- the LOC138893106 gene encoding uncharacterized protein, whose product MRDHIVGEDYELWDIVTDGPLATLKINAEGIEVPKTREDCTAEDLKLGPDEYSRIQSCTTAKKIWDTLQVAHEGTPQVKRSRGTLLYSQHEKIAMKEGETIQEMYSRFTTLTNELKSFRRIIPEEDRVEKILTMVLPTLGREKSLPFRNQRILPLSHWMN is encoded by the exons atgagagatcacattgtaggagaggactatgagctatgggacattgtcaccgaTGGTCCACTAGCTACCTTGAAGATAAATGCTGAAGGAATAGAGGTTCCAAAGACAAGAGAGGATTGCACTGCTGAGGACTTGAA acttggtccagatgagtacagcagaatccaaagttgtactaccgctaagaaaatttgggacacattgcaagtggctcatgaaggaacacctcaggtgaagagATCTAGAGGAACTCTACTATATTCTCAACATGAGAAGATTgctatgaaggaaggagaaaccattcaaGAAATGTACTCAAGGTTCACTACACTGACAAATGAACTAAAGTCTTTTAGAAggattattcctgaagaagatagagtcgaGAAGATACTGACTATGGTTTTGCCTACACTTGGGAGAGAAAAATCACTGCCATttaggaatcaaagaatattgccactctcacactggatgaattaa